ttgaaatcttgtcattttcatccggcttgttaactccatccatttttctccgttaagtcagggtaTTCCCggcttttttgttaacttaaagggcaattcagtctttttcaggggtatgcaatctttttacataaagtgaaaaagaccgaatcgccctttaagttaacaaaaaagatggaaatacctcttgacttaacggagaaaaatggatggagttaacaagccggatgaaaatgacaagatttcaaaccttttgcggaaaaacaaacctttatacgaaagtcgcaaaactggcctgatctcagggacgaaaatgacattttactccaAAATTTGCATTGCATGGGTATTTGTCTTAGTAACTAAACTGTATTTATCATTTTATCTTAGGATGATCTTGATGAAATAACGTGGCAAACGTTCAAAGGTCAGCTTACAGAAAAGCAGGAAAAAACTCGTGAGAAGGTTTTGAAGAGGCTTGAAAAGGCAAGCACCCTTTTAGTTCTCATCTATTGCTGTCGTTAACAATATCATATTCTTGTACTAACGTTGATCAATGGACTACAGATTGCTAATATGAAGAAGGAGATAGATGCTATACGTGCAAAGGACATCGCACAAGGTGGTTTAACACAAGGACAACAGACTCAGATTGCTCGTAATGAACAGAGAATGGCTCAGGTACATTTTTTGACATCAAATGAGCTAATATTGtttttcatccctgaggtttggccagtttttcGACTTTTGTCcgaaggtttgtttttccacatctggatccaacaggtttgaaatcttgccattttcattcaaCTCGTTAACtacatccatttttctctgttaaatgAGGGCCATTTCCATCTTTTTAgacgtttttattaaaataaaaaaacactaTAAGAAATAAAGATCCACCTCTGTTTATTTTCTCCCCTCTCAAACCCTTTAATCATCACAAAAAAATGTCTagaaagacgaaaatacccctgacttaacgttaaaaatggatagagttggatgaaaatagcatcttttggatccagatgcggaataacaaacctttggacgaaagtcgcaatagtggccaaacctcagggacgaaaatggcattttactcattgttttattactcGTATTCTTAGCTTCctcttttgaattttatttaaagttttgtTCATGGATATTTACTTAGGTTGCAGAAGAGCTTGAAAATTTGGAAGAAACCCTAAATGACAGTATTCGAGAAAGTTTAGGTGCGCGTGTTGGTAGGGTGCATGGTAAGAAAAAAGGAGCTACCgcggatgatgaagatgaataCGTGAGGTATTATGTGTTGAAAAACTAAATAcatagtttcttgttattccctTGTGATTTATACAATCGGTGATTAAATTACACAACATGCCAGTGATGAAGACGACTTCTATGATCGAACAAAGAAGAAACCCTCTAAACAGAAGGGTACGGATGGCAAGTCGTCAGTTGAAACAGCTGATTCGCTTATAGAAAAGAAAGACGCCATTAATAAACAAATTGAAGAAAAGAAGAAATTGCTTGCTGATGAAAAGAACAAAGTGGTCCCCACCAACGATGACGTGGCTGAAACTGGAGATGAACTTGACGCATTCATGTCTGGACTCTCGTCTCAGCTAGGTTTGTATATTGTAATATCATATTGTTACGGGCATAAATAATATGATGATAGTGATCATTTTTCTTTATTGCAGTGCATGACAAAACAAAGTCGATCCAGAATGAATTAGATGAACTGCATTCAGAGCTGGAACGAGTATTGTATTTGCTGAAAATAGCCGATCCTACCGGAGAAGCTTCTAGAAAACGGGAATCTGTTAAACCAGATGATATTCTCAAAACACCGGTTGTGAAAACAGCACCTGTCGAGAAGGCTAAAAAAAACGTCCAAAAACAAGCTGCCGACGGCGCTACAAAAGCAAGCAAGAAAGAGGAGTCACCTGAGGTTGCCGTAACAAACGCAACAGAACCAAAACCTGTTGTTGTGTATACTGTCACTAAGCCGCAATGGCTCGGGGCTGTAGAAACTAAAGAAACAAAAAAGGCTGAGGAGACACCATCGGTTGCGGTGGAACCGGAACCGGAGTCAGATGGGTTTGTAGACTACAAAGACAGAAAGGAGGTTTTGGTGAATAATACTAGCGACCTTGAAAGTGCGGCACCGGGTCTGATTATAAGGAAGAGAAAACAGGTTGAGGAAAAGGATAAGGTTAAAACTGTAAATTCAGAACCGGTTGAGTCGCCAGTAGTGGATATTGCAGCGGAAGATGCTGTAGCATTGTTGTTGAAACACACGAGAGGCATCCAAGACGAAGAGATGCAAAGTAGCGAGGCTGAGAATGGAAAGAAAAAGGCTAAAAAGGCAAAAAAGGTCCTGGGCCCCGAGAGACCTTCGTTTTTGGACAGTGAAACGGATTACGAGACTTGGGTGCCTCCAAAAGGTCAATCAGGTGATGGCCGGACGTCGCTGAATGATCGTTTGGGATATTAGGTACCGGTGACACTAGTGTAACCAATCTTCACACTGTAGAAACCAATCGATTAAGAGACGTGTTGGTCATGCATTATTTGATCTTTGTATGTTATGAAGATTGTGTACACTTTCTCTGTAAAACAAATTACAAAGTTGAAATTATTTGATTATGATCATGCTAATAATCTTATTTTGATCCATAAAATAAAACAGCTGGGAATATGAATAAAATTAATAAGATACATCATCTACCTAAAATACATAATAAAATCATTAATTCATTCCTTTCTTTCTTTGACATTATGATCTTCCTACCCGTGTTGATCCATGAGGCCTGAAACAATCTATATTGCACAAGACAGCCGATCGCACCATACCTCCAAACCGATCGATGCTATTTCTTGCCTTCTCCGGTTGGTCAATGGTGTTGGTTGACCTCCTGCCAGTCTCCGTATTCTTCTTTGACTTTTCTCTTCGGTCAACGCTGGATCTTGATTTATCTCTACAATCTGTGCTCAGCCTTGAGTTATCTGTGCTAGGTCTGTGTTTATCTCTACAATCTGTACTCATACGATGCTGCTTATCACCGTTATCAGTGAGGGGCCCGGATAGGTTTTTCAAGCGGTCTGACTTCTCAACGGCCGAGATGAATTTTTTAAGATGTCTTATGTACTCAGGGAAGAGCTCTAAGTCACAGTGGTTACCGCCTTTTACCCATAACGGTTCATACTTTTCTGCACATAGCTCCCAAAGCTGCTTACCATGAGTGCAATCTACAACATCATCTTCAGTTCCCTACATAATAAAAAGATGCCGTTGTATCGAGTAAAAACGCTATTAATAACATAATTCCGTTCAACATTTACCCGTACTCCATTAGATACAACCAGAAATCATAACATGAAATTGCCACAACTAAACAACGACTGCTGTTAAACGGTAACATGAATTATTAAACCGAAGTAGATGGATATTGTACACTTACATGGATTACCAAAACAGGAGACCGGACCAACGGTATCTTATCAATATTCtgcataacaagaaaatacaactCATTGATAAACAGTTCTTTCCAAAGACAGATGACAAAATGGGTAGGGGTCAGCAAAAGTTTTTAACGTGTCAAAAAGCAACTATGGCAAAATGAATGCACATTTAGCGACTTTTGGTCGTGCTAAATTTTATATGTGACCCGTTATCAATCAAATAAAACGCATATTGATCCGATAGGTTGAAACTCAAATAAACCTGATAACCAACCTTGTATATATCGAACCAATATGTTCGTTTGACAGGATACATGACTCTAAGCCCAGACAAGATTGGGCTGTGAAGAACTACAGCCCTTAATCTCGGTAAACGCGATGCCAAATCCAGAGTGGGCCCGCTACCGACGGACTGACCGTATAATATAACATCTTCTTCTTTCACACCGTATGTCTCTACGAGACATCTATATGCAGCTTCTATGTCAGCATAAGTGTTGTGCTCAGTTGGCTATAAACATAAATACGAAAGATTaagctaatcaaatcaaatcaTCCCGCAAATTCATAATCTATAAACTTTTACCTTGCCAGAAGACCGCCCGTACCCAGTATAGTCATACCTGGCCACAACCAAAATAGTGAACTTCTTGTTAGGGTTTATGGTTTAGACTTAACTTACCAACGGGCCCATAGACCGGTTATATGTTTACACCCTTACAAAATATGAGCTCAACTCAAAACACTTATAAATAAGACATGAAACCACTATATAATTATAACCTAAACAAATGGAGTAGGGGTGTTCATCAGAATTCGGGTTATTCCTAAAACCGATTCGGATTCGGGTTCTGATCAGATCAACCGAATtatgacgaaaaaaaaaaaaaaaaattctagtaATGTGTAAAAATTATAAGACacatctatttatttatttatttttacacaCACATGTATAGGATAAAACAAAAACCCTAGATTCCAGAAGATTTAATTATTAACATGAATTAAAATTGAAAGTTTGAAGTAACTAACTAACCCCATCAAGTTGACTCGGAGGTGAAGACTGAGTTGACAAAACAACTCATACATCTGACCCAGATCAGCGGCGTTACCATGAGAGTAGAGAATCGTCAACTTGGCAGCTGGATTCTTAACATACACCGCCACAATCTCCGTACCCCTCTTAGTCTTAATCTTCAAAACGTCGACGTTTCCCCTCTCGGGGACATCGGTCATCCTGAGGCTGTTGGAGTCGGTGGTCACCACCACCCTGTAGGACGGCGGAGTAGGTGGAAAAAAGGCGAACTTGGCCGCCATGGATGACGTCACACCACCCATCTCTTCCGATGGATCAAATCAAAGGTCTGCTGGAAAGTCAAAATTGGTAAGATTTGTTGTGGAGAAATGGACTTTAGTATTAattaatgaaatgaaatgatgatggttttgtgttgtgtgttgtgtgtgtgtgtgagagagagagagagagagagaggattcCGGCGTGGAATGTGAGAGGAAACACGTGTATGTAAAAGTGCAACGGTatgaatatgatgatgatgaggtgAGGGAGTTTTGTGCAACGTTAGTGTCTCCCTAAGTACTAGTAATTAAAATTGTTGTACTTTCGAACTTGGTACTTTAGttagcttttcttttcttttttcttttttttttttttactataagAGGTAAATCCAGATTTTCTAAGATGAATGTATTATATTTTTTCTTTTGAGTGATATCCACTTAAGAATGTTAAAATCGGTTTTAAGTGTGGATGATGTAATAGATAAGTTAAATATAAAAGTGTAAACACGAATCTAGATTGAAGCAAGATACAAATGTGAATTTGTAATGTTAATAAAGTGTAAATTATGAAGTAATAAGTtatattttggaaaaatgattaaaaaaaggaATTTGGTTCAACTATCGACATGTTTGCTTGTACAGTTGATTGGTGTAACCAACCAACCTAAATGATTGCTAGTCCCACGTTAacaaatatacttgtaaatacaaATGCTATAAATCATTATTTATATCATTGAAGTGTTATTACTAGAATTTATGTTGTAttctttttattttatcttatgctttttaatatacaaaaccttTTAAATGATAAGGTGtataaatctatactatataaaaaaagaaaccaactttgggaCACATATTCATTCGAGTCATCTTTTAGTTTTCTCATctttatctcctacttaattataaataattaatattaattaaaaaataattataaaattaaatttaaacaattcgtataggagataatataatcttttgaaatatttattagatttcaaaattatttatcttgaCATTAACAAAAGATGTAcactaaggtagtgtttggtatgtatgaatgagaggtggaatggaatggatgattacgaggaaataaagaaaagggtgtttggttggtcaatggaatggaatcactcaTTCCAAAAGACatttcattccctcaaaatcattccttccaccccccatgtttttttttccattccatccactcttgcaccattcatcaacaacaccacaactcACCACCTTCGctaaaacccaccaccaccaccacccaccaccaccaccaccacccaccaccaacgccatcgccgccacccgccaccacctcaccccgacagccaccgtcgtcgccgccacccactcgccaccgttatcacctaCAGCTGCGcccaaccgccaacgccactcgccgCCGCCTCCCACCgccatcgtcgacgccaccaccaccgtcaccaccaaccgccgtcgccgccgccacccaccgccacctctactgccacccaccaccaacgtcCACCttgccgccacccaccaccaacgtccaccttgccaccaccaccactcgtcaCCGCTGCACCAgcactcgccgccaccaccaccacccatcaccgccgccgacacccaccaccgccacctataaccactcACAATtaccaccaccgaccaccaccaccactcaccacttATTTTATTACTTCGTTTTTCTTGcataccgaacaatacacaataataattcatttcattcacacatggtaaccaaacaagacatggaatggtaatgatccattgcattccctcgtccattccattccttggttcattccattaccccataccaaacagaccctaaatataaattaatatagtGTAAatagttaaatgtcattttagtccctgtggtttgggccattttgtcagtttagtccaaaagttttataatacacagggtttataaagatataataag
The sequence above is drawn from the Helianthus annuus cultivar XRQ/B chromosome 12, HanXRQr2.0-SUNRISE, whole genome shotgun sequence genome and encodes:
- the LOC110895755 gene encoding kanadaptin encodes the protein MTTDMGPPPPRNPSPTATTSTSTSDQSPPAETITTTNMPDETKKTLMPPPPPIQLPKNTEPDKSVQPNEPQPPENASTDPPGNSTTGEDASLLESKKKVQKPSGNAGGGGVAVPYTIPSWSEPPCHNYFLEVLKDGSIIDQLDVHEKGAYMFGRVELCDFILEHPTISRFHAVLQFNKSGGAFIYDLSSTHGTFINKNQVKKKVYVELHVGDVLRFGHSSRLYIFQGPSDLMPPEKDLKSIRNIKMRDERRDMEASLLRAKREAALADGISWGMDEDAVEEDEDDLDEITWQTFKGQLTEKQEKTREKVLKRLEKIANMKKEIDAIRAKDIAQGGLTQGQQTQIARNEQRMAQVAEELENLEETLNDSIRESLGARVGRVHGKKKGATADDEDEYVSDEDDFYDRTKKKPSKQKGTDGKSSVETADSLIEKKDAINKQIEEKKKLLADEKNKVVPTNDDVAETGDELDAFMSGLSSQLVHDKTKSIQNELDELHSELERVLYLLKIADPTGEASRKRESVKPDDILKTPVVKTAPVEKAKKNVQKQAADGATKASKKEESPEVAVTNATEPKPVVVYTVTKPQWLGAVETKETKKAEETPSVAVEPEPESDGFVDYKDRKEVLVNNTSDLESAAPGLIIRKRKQVEEKDKVKTVNSEPVESPVVDIAAEDAVALLLKHTRGIQDEEMQSSEAENGKKKAKKAKKVLGPERPSFLDSETDYETWVPPKGQSGDGRTSLNDRLGY
- the LOC110895756 gene encoding alpha/beta hydrolase domain-containing protein 17C, with translation MGGVTSSMAAKFAFFPPTPPSYRVVVTTDSNSLRMTDVPERGNVDVLKIKTKRGTEIVAVYVKNPAAKLTILYSHGNAADLGQMYELFCQLSLHLRVNLMGYDYTGYGRSSGKPTEHNTYADIEAAYRCLVETYGVKEEDVILYGQSVGSGPTLDLASRLPRLRAVVLHSPILSGLRVMYPVKRTYWFDIYKNIDKIPLVRSPVLVIHGTEDDVVDCTHGKQLWELCAEKYEPLWVKGGNHCDLELFPEYIRHLKKFISAVEKSDRLKNLSGPLTDNGDKQHRMSTDCRDKHRPSTDNSRLSTDCRDKSRSSVDRREKSKKNTETGRRSTNTIDQPEKARNSIDRFGGMVRSAVLCNIDCFRPHGSTRVGRS